In one Dermacentor variabilis isolate Ectoservices chromosome 4, ASM5094787v1, whole genome shotgun sequence genomic region, the following are encoded:
- the LOC142578645 gene encoding coiled-coil domain-containing protein 134-like — protein MSADRVFRLLLAATLLGVSFAQDTRENVLPPHVQQYRKMFKMRRAERLEAVKSILKLDNFEKQAKLVNIVLDKINEVLTTSKLKLESSDYIPGGAFPEDESTRDALSQVLENTAFFGEIILRLPNIAHAVLNMNKAGAMVLNWAIGFANSTELYDETTTKLINLVAQELGLVEKDPNYHNPYAVKQAKAASPVPAVEPVPKPKKKKKKIQRGPRLSRAEL, from the exons ATGAGCGCCGACCGAGTCTTCAGATTGCTGCTGGCAGCTACTTTGCTCGGAGTTTCCTTTGCTCAAGACACAAGAGAAAATGTACTACCTCCACATGTGCAGCAAT ATCGGAAGATGTTCAAGATGCGTCGCGCCGAGCGCCTTGAAGCCGTGAAGAGTATATTGAAGCTAGACAATTTTGAAAAGCAAGCCAAACTAGTCAACATTGTATTAGACAAAATTAATGAG GTACTTACGACATCGAAGCTGAAACTTGAGAGTTCGGACTACATTCCTGGCGGCGCCTTCCCGGAGGACGAAAGCACCAGAGACG CGCTGTCGCAAGTTTTGGAAAACACAGCTTTCTTTGGAGAAATAATCCTGCGGCTCCCAAACATTGCTCATGCTGTGTTGAACATGAACAAGGCCGGCGCCATGGTACTCAACTGGGCCATTGGATTCGCGAACTCCACTGAACTCTATGATGAAACCACAACCAAACTGATCAACCTG GTTGCTCAGGAACTGGGCTTGGTTGAGAAAGACCCCAATTATCACAACCCATATGCagtaaagcaagcaaaa GCTGCATCACCAGTGCCAGCAGTCGAGCCAGTGCCGAAgcccaagaagaagaagaagaaaatccaGCGTGGCCCAAGGCTAAGCCGAGCAGAACTGTGA